CAAGCATGCgctgtccattttttatactgtcagtggttttgcCTCAAGATCTGCTCATAAGTGAAGTCTTATTCTTTCCTGCTCACCATGTATGATGAGTTCAAAATGACTGCAGTGTAAATAAAAGTTACACCATCATTCAGCTAATACAGCTAATTCAGCTAAACGCTTTCAGTGTATGCTTCATGTCTTACTGGCTTTTTAAGCTACTTTGCTACTTGTTCAGGCTATTTTTGACTTGGATTGTGGAAACAAAAGCTGatgatttgtgtctgtgtgtgtgtctgtgtgtgtttctgtgtgaagcCATCTACTAACAAAGCAACTACTGTGCATCTGAGTGGCAAGACGGATGAAATTCCTGCACCCGTTTCCCAACTGCCGATCACTGAGAAGTATAAGCTAAGCATGCAATAAACGCACCCAGTGGCCAAATATAGGTCTGTTGAGGACAAGACCAGGAATGCATGACAGGGGATACAGAGAGCTCTTGGCAGGCTTCGTGGTCAAATCAATACAAATGAAGATGTCTTTTTGAAACAGGCAATGGGCCTCTGCTTCTTCCTGTTTTGCTCCCCTAACGAATCAATCTGACAGGGTCGTGTGCGTGGCAGGTCCACAAACACAAGTGACTTAAGCATAAAACCTGACGCTGGCTGTGTTCCATGCCGGGGTTTAGCCCATTTCATCGCATCCTCCCTCGGAGATCTTAGGTGATTGGACTTAAAGCCTTCCCTATTTATACCTTGTTATTTACAATCAGTAATTCTTCAGAGAAGtgagtgcatttgtgtgtgtgtgtgtgtgtgtgtgaggatatgCTTGTGTGAAGGGATTTAAGTGCCAGTAGAACAAACAAAGACTGAATGCTGCAAACGTTTAATTAGGTGCATCAGCTTTTATGGCAGTGCATATTTAAGCTGATATCAGTTTGAATTTAGATTAGACATATTATCATGAGAGTGTGCAGAGCAGTAATCAATGTGAAAATCAGCATTGGAGGTAATTACAACTGCAACATATCACAGTTTATTATGTTAGCTTGGAGAGTTGCAGAGTTGGCATGCCATTCAtaatatttcattgtttgttaCAGTAAATACTGCTCAATTTGTGTTccaaacatgaatattaaaaagagGGAACACCTCTATTCTTAGACTGATCCGACAGACAAAACTCCTCCACTGACGTCCTTTGTATAATAAATGGATGGAAAGCGCAGGCAGTTTATCTGCTAGCTCTTTAGTCAAATATATTTAGTATGCCGTGTTTCTCTTTGTATGTGtgggtgcttttattttgtatgacAAGGATATTTCCCTGCAGGGAGCAATAAAGTAAATGTTGTCTCATCTCATTATCAAATCTGAGCGAATTCAGACAAtacagtattacagtatgtCTGAATCTAAGTGAAGATAGTTTGTTACAACAGATGTGATAGGTAAATTGTGCTGTATTATAATCTGCTACTGCAAATACTTATTGGATCTGTTACTGTATTTTTCTCATCATGGCTCAAAATTTATAGTCTTTTTTCCAGTGACTCATATTCATAATACTCATATAATATGTCCatttaaaagtttgaaactgTTCAATATTTGGTCACataactatataatatataactaaTATAACACCAGATCAATATGacaatttaaatttatttaaatgtattaactTATTAACTGTGTTTCACCTAAGCAGCAACacggaagtgccaaaactgcagttcctcaaacatccacttgaggctggctccagaagtgagtcagtctccataagtccccatgttcaaatgtccaacttcacagcagaaataaacatgtttacagcttcaCGGCAGCTCTACTGAAACCTGTGGGTGGGTGCTTTTATAGCCCACAAATCTGGTTTGTTTCAGTCTAACTGCTCTCCATCTCGCTTGACCTGGTGTCCAGCAGCAGAAAGATGCTATTCTCTGAAAAATCACTGTTCACTTACCTGCCCAGTGCTGAACTAAAATACTAAGCCAGATACCACAAAAAGTCAGGACAGGTGTACAGAATTGTCAAGCCGAAAATTAATAATACCACTCATTTTTTAGTGTGGTTGGTGCAATCTATGTTTACAGTGTGACcttaaatacaaacaaattattttaaagctACCCTTCAACCTCCAGCTaggaatattttcatattaCCACCAGATCAAATGAGGAACTAGGACCAAAGACAAGGTTCTCTCAGCTCTACATGGCCACTTCAGCCACGTTCAGCTTGTTTTCAGGCTCATAGTCCATTGATTGTTGTCTGCTGgatatgtaaatgtgtgccAACATAGTAATTACATCAGATGATAATATATCAGATGCTGTCAGCTTCTTCCACAGCAGAGGGGTGGCCAAAATGATGATTTAGCACAGCTTTAAATACTGAAAGGGATGTTGAAAATGCACCAGTACATTTAGTGCTGGCAATATGGCCAccattgttgtattttatggCTGAATGGTGCTAAGTAGAAGCCGTTTACAAttgaaaaaagttttattgtCACGCTAATCTTCTAAAAAATGTTGTACAGAGTAGATATATACAGAAGATGTCACATCGCAGCTTAGAAGGCAGGATGAGCTTTGTTCTCATTTCAGGTTGTAAGaggctgcagaaaatgttcactAATACACACAGTTTTCTTGGAGCGTAAGAGCAACACACAAAGCTAAAAATCAGTATTATCCCCCTTTTAAGCCATTGTCAACCAGAGACAAGAAATACTCCATCAAGCTTCAGGGAATTGTAATACTCCCACACAGACTGTGCAGTATTGAATAACAGCCTGATTTAAGTGCCCATCACTGTCCTAATTGGTTTCCTCTGGCTCCGTGTCTACTCTGCTTTCTCAATATCCCTCTAACGTTCTGAccatctctctatctgtctcccagccacatctctctctctctgtgtgcttcGTTCTCCCTTACAGTAGGTTTTCTGCTCGCTCTTATTTCTGCTGGCTCCTTCCACAATGACTCTGATTAAAGTGGAGCCAGGTACCACTTCCATTGATCAGCCCTCATTTAGCCACTTTTAGACCAAACCAGCATTAACCAACCGTTTCaaggatattttttattttgacagctgGTTTAACCACCTCAGATGATGCCCTGGTGAAGTCCTGTATTGATTCTAATATTGGTTGAAACTGTACCATTAACACCAAAAAAGAGAAGTTCTGTGGTTTAGTGAACTCTTAGAAatatccaaataaaatatagtatGGTGCTGTTTCCAAAATCACTATGTACATGTGTGAAACATGCAGTAATTATTCAGTAGTTTCTGATTCCCTACAGTAAGATTTGTCATATTGACAAACTGCGTTCTTTTCTGTGTGggtcattttattttccaggtaCACACAGTAGAAATATCATACACTAGGTGCAACATTAGAAAACCTAAAAACCTAATTTAGTATGTACGATGATGTTTGTAACATTGGTGCATATGTGCAGACAGGATCAGCTGCGTTTGCTGCGTTTTTTGGCGGACACACACAATCAATAGACTACCCTCActcaaatgaatgtaaaaacctGCGTTTGCGTTGCAGCaccagatcctgtctgaatgtggccttaCAATCATAGGTGTAGTGCTGCACATCGGAACAATGCTTGATGCACCATATTTTTTACTCTAAGTGAGGAAAGAAGTGCTTGCAGTACTCAAAATCTATATTCACAAACATATCATTCTTGATTGGATTTTCAGGAATTGGATCTTCAGGGACTATGAACAATAGTTCATAGTCTCTCAAGATCAAATAGTAAAACatagtaaaaatgaaaaggcagaaaaacatcCTTTCATTCTGCATCCAAAAATGCCTCCAGGGgtctgtttcacaaagcaggttcaACAAACTCTGAGTCAAATCCTGAACTCTGAGTTGATCTACTCTGAGATAGGAAACTCTGAGTTTTCGGTTTCACAACAGCTGATTTGAGTTGGTTTAATCAACTCAGAGTAGTTTAACCTGGAGTTAAACATGAGCTCCACAGACATATAAAGCCAGCATCAATGGAGCCCAGATTCGATGATTGAAcatggaaactgacagaaagagggcAGCATTTTTCACCCCAATAGAATTGGAAATATTAATGACTGCATATGGAGAATATGAGCATGTCTTTAGAAAGAAGTGCAACACTGCAGCGGCtgctaaagagagggagagggcatgGGAGAGCATTGCTGCTCGGGTCAATGcgtaagtttaaatgtaatattttgcaaTCACAATAACTATTGAAGGGCAAATTGCATGAATGGAgcctattaatttatttcatgtaggTGCAATCCGGCGGGGGAGAAGCGCACTTGGCAGCAActtaagatgaaatataaaaacattgttcaaacaggTCAGACATCTGCATGACTTGACTCTGAACTTCTTTGATCCCTTCCATAATGCTCTTTTAACActcaaaaatgtcttctttatattgtattaaacaatgaagcctggggctgggcagcagcaggagactcCCCTGACCTCAACTGCAGAGAttgacacagtgagacagctgtTCATGAAACTCCAGAGATTTATTGTGTGGAATTCATGTGCAACAGGTTAATTTTATGTCCTCTTTATGTATTCCCAGTTACCAGTAAAAGAAATTTATAAAATTCAcctcctaaaaaaaatccagaagacCGATAAAGAAATGCTATACCTCGACCGCCAgattaaaaaagcagatttggAAATCCAAATACTGGAACATAAATTAAAGGTGGGTGCATGGTCACATGTCAATTATGTCAATGTTAACTATTGGAACATTAACTTAACTAGCTTTTGTATTTGTAGGAAATAAAGAAGACCAACTGAAATGtgcctcatgtttttatttgtggtggtGCTTTAAACTCAAAAGTGATTAGTACAAATCGTGTCTCTGACCGCTCGGCCATCCTGCATAGCTGGCAGGTGGACGGGGCCTCCACATTGGAGATTATGTGTGCAGCATCACATATGATCTTGACAGTGCAGAGAATGacagataaattaaattatgaggAAGTGCTTAACACAGTGAAACTTCTTAGTCTACATGTACCTGCACATTAATGCTGTGAATGGACTTCCTATTCACATAATCAGCCTCATTATGTGAGGGAGCCGTGATGGGAATGTGCGTACCATCtatgcagccaatcacattgggaaatcctaaaacaaataaaaataataaaaattactaATTCAAGTCTGAGGTGGCAGCACAATGTCATAATACAGCCTGATATTAAAGGAATTCAACAGATCTCTACATCCTTCACCTGCGATCCTGTGGAACTCTTCCTTAATGGCCCTGACAGGTTTGTGTCCAGGGAAGACAACAAATATAGGTAAAAGTCTTTTCAGGGCGAGGCAGACTCTTCTGATGGCCCTGCATACAGTTGCCTTACTCAAGTGCTCAGCATCTCCGATGTTATACAAGAAACTGCCATTGGCAAAAAAACGCAGcgccacacacaaaatctgctgcGATGTGAGCGCATGACTGCGACTcgtgatgtttgaaatgtgcgGACGGATGAGgttgtgtatgtaaattatAGACTGTGAAGTAAAACGGTACCgctcaaaaagaaaattgtccGGGAGGGCTGAAATATCTATGCGTGGTCTGAGTACTCTCTGCCGACAGATATGTAATTCCCTGCGCAGGATTGCTGCACCTTCGTCCACAGGATCGTGATCAAAAGGACACGCCATGTTCAAACGTTGCCTTCTGGAACTAGAGGACGTTCTGACAGCGCAGGAATGAGGAAATCAAATTAAGTATGTGGCTCTGAAAGTGggcggagacagagagaaactcagGGTTTCTTCAGGAAAACCTGGTCCCGACCAGGTTAGATTCACGGAGTATGTTACTATGGCAACTGAGCTCGAGGTTAAGTTACCTCACTTTGTGAAACAGGTTAGAGTTAACCCTCTCTCTCGGGTTTGACTGACCCTCCTTTGTGAAACGGAAAACTCTGAGTTTCCGTGATTCCAGGGTTAACAAACTCTGAGTTTTCAAtaaacctgctttgtgaaacggaCCCCAGGAAATCAAAGCTTGCTGAGCTTGACCTCTGTCTTAACTCCAACTTtactcctcacctcacctttaAATGGCTGTTTTGAATGTGTCTTCATTTGCTAATTCAAAATACAAACTGCTTGTGTCCACTGGCGTATTTCCTAATGTCACGCTAATTACACCTGAATACGTTCATGGTGACGCTTAATACTAATCCAGATGTTTGGTTGACTGTTGTGCAATGTTCTCAACATGATCACACTGTCACCATAGAAACAGATACATAACCGCCACAATACAGCCGTATGTATACACGTGTCACAGGTGCATTCCAGTACTTAAACAAATGACGAGATCTCTGCTCACAATGGACAGTAGACACCACTGTGTGTATTGAGGCAGCTTGGCATACggtgtggaaaaagaaaataacgctcattttgtaataaaccaCCCAAGTGTAAAAAACCTTCTGTGTGTCCCAAAAGTCTGTCTGCCCTCCATTGTgagtgcagcagctgcaggcttCGCAGAAATAACTACAGCAGGCTAAGTCATAATAACCAAGGTACATTGTAAATGTTCACATACAATTCTCCACGATTACTTCCATCTTTCTTCATATCAGCTTCAGCATTTCTGGAGCTGGTGTCACTCTAAGGGCTTCACCAATGGCACTGTTTGTCCTTACTCATACAAACATATGTACTGTGACTGTGTTCTAACAATGGTTCTCTATGAGGGGCCGTTCAAGACATTATGCATTCTGACCCTCTTGCTGTGAACAGCAGCTAAAAGAAATATAGtctagataataaataaataaataaataaataaataaataaataaataaataaataatcaaacgTTCTAtgcataaaagaagaaaatatacatCCAATGTCAAGTATTATCTGGCTAACAAACCTTTTTCTTGTTGCAGTGCTCGTTTTAGCTCTCCACCATCCATGCTGTCCATGACGCGAACGTAACCTGGCCAATCATAACACGAGAAATGGGCTGCCTTCCGTTTCCACTAAACTTCagctcacacatacatatattctccttttccatacatatattctcttcagacataaatatatgtatatgagaGGATGGAAAATGTCTTGAAGGGCCCCTCATAGTTCtttatgtgtctgtatgtaaaAGCTCCAGAATGAATGTGCTGaaatacatacattatacaACTGAGAGAGTAACATTTAGTTCTAACTAtgacaataaaatatcagaaaatagcTGAAAATGCCCATCACTATGTCCCAGAACACCATCTTCAACTGTCTGTCCAACAGTTCACAGCACAAAGATATTCAAtataatttattgtgttttatcttgtacATCACATtgaaaaccttgtgtttgctaaaatcgtgctatataagtaaagtggattggattggattggatagTGCTGGGCGATATgacctaaaaataaaatctcctATTTTTTCACAACAATTCCGATTTACGattttaatctattttaattttcttaaaaacttttgggaaaacagaaacagaacacaaaatattgacacgaagtttaatttgatttgtgtccgatgattaaagagagagagagagaaagggagagagagagagaaagggagagagagagcgctttgGAGAGATATAGAGTAAGAATAGCTCCCCCTGAAaagcaaatattaatatttgacaGGCCAGAATAAAAATCATCACTctaggttaaaaaaataaagcagtaaCATACAGTGCATACAATTTTTGAACATTTCCGCATTTGTGTGAACTTCAAACTATAAACTTCATGTTGTTGAACCTACTTTCAAATTAACTGCTGCCCCAGCTAATGCCTGTGTCCCAGATAAGAAACTATGAATGTTAAAGTATGTTCCACATGCTTACTGTGACTTCCATTCCTTCCTATGGGTATCAGGTGATTGACAGGAAGTAGAGTGTAACATATTGCacgcactgaaaaaaaaatcaacattcaagcacaataaaataacacacacaaacctaaaTATAGCCTCAGTATTTGCTGTGATGAATTCTCTCACTGCGCTGGAAGTCGTTTTTTGTTACTGTCAGTGTTGAGCAAGCTACTTGGAAAATGTAGTGAGCTAAGCTACAAGTTATTCTACATTAAATAAAGCCTCACTACACTGAAGCTACaatgaaatgacatgaaaatagCTTAACTACCtcaaaacttcttttttttttacattgaagGAACTTCATTCCAAGTCCTTGCTATCTAGTGATTAATGAAACTTTGCGACAAACTGATCAGATCAGTTTACCTGTTTATTAAACTCTTCTCTCTCAACACAACCAACAAAAAACATACTCTCGTAATCACCACAAAaaacaggtggtgtgtgtgtgtctgttttcattccTGTTTCCTATTTTCACTCCTGTATTGTACTTCACGAAAATCTTCTTCATCGTTGGCAGGTTTTGGAATGCATTGACAAGGTTGGTTTCAATTGATTGCAAGTAGCTGTCCAGTTCATTTAGAACTGTTCTTGTTGGGAAGTTTTCAGTGACTTCATCTTTGTCATCATTTGGGTCCTGCATGTGATCACCTGAAGATTGAATTTGAAGCAGGTTTACTTCTGCTTTCAGGTGTGAAACAACACCAGTCATCTTTTCAGGGATGTAGGCCAATCTGAATTTATGATGAGGTGCAGAGGCTTTGAGCAACCTTGGGTcttgaaaaatgtattaaaacctCCGCTTCACCCCTTTGATGATGGCATCTACCAGGGACTTACAGTGATGTAGGTTGGTCTCATTCTTCATCTGCTCAATCCTCTCAAGGAGAACTGAGATTGCTGGCACCAAAACTCCAGTGTAGGCGATTCTGTTAGACTGGAGTGCATCAAGGGCCAGGGGTGCTACAACCTTAAAgatatacagaaaaaaaaaaaaaaaaaacttagataaataaatatcataatcaacatcatcatcactgttattattattcataataatcatcatcctaatagtagtagtagtttaatATTCAGTTAATGGcctggtatttaaaaaaaatcactgcactAATAAGCTCACTGAGAGGTATGTTGCCTAGTTGCCTTTATctttacacagacacatggaTTACAGCACATGAACACCAGTCACTCTACGTACATATCAAAATCAAGGAAATATTTACCATAACATACTCCAGTATGAAGGGGAGGCCTGCTGCTTTGAAATGAGGAACCTGAAGCTTCTCACAGGTTTCATGAAGGTCTTGTTCCTTTGTCATGGCATGGTAAGTGGAGTTCCATCTTGTTGGACTAGGAACTATCAGCTGGCAACTTATCTTGTCTTTGATAATGTCTGAAGCTTGTGTGCCCCTGTGCTGCTTGTTCCATAGTGTTTGCTAATTGTTGACCTTGATATTTATTTGAAGGATTCTGATTGGGTCAAAGCATCCTCTATTGTGGCAACCAGGTTAAGGGTGTGGTAAGCCCACTGCTGATGAGGTGGGAGACTGTAGTTCCTTCCtcagtttcttttaaaatgtcccCTCTCCTCATCGTCTTCTTCTGTGTCTTGTATGGTTCTTTGAACTTCTGCAAAGACACTGAAAGCCTTCACAATATCCAAACCATTATCTGTGGTTGTGACAGTCACTTTGTCTTTTATGTTGAAATCTCTGTGCACATCTTCCAAAATCTTAGCTAAAACACCATACGGGTGGCACCCTATGATCCTGCAACAAGCTGGGGCCCAGGGGAGAGGCTCAAGGTTTCTTGGTTTATCCAGTGGACAAGGAAGCTTCAGTTGTTTGATGACATGCATCTGTTGTGGTACATACAGTTTTGACTGCACAAAGTCTTAAACAGAGCACTTTAATCATGTGTCTTACTACCACTGTCGCATTATTAACATAACATACTAAACAAATAATGTATTATAGTTGCAGATGTGGTCATCGTTCTCCTCTATTAaatttagctcttttttttgtttgaattagTCTAATTGGTCATTGAAATTAGTCTTTAGTTTATCTAcctcattgttttgtgttttgattaatGTTAAGAGGCTGTCTGTATTTAGTAGTATATTTATTAGCCCCATTCTGTAATGCTATCTACACAAATATCAAATTATCCATTTAAATTGaccacaacattttttattttgtatttgtagagAAAAAAACCTTCACAAATAATATTTAGAGTAACATAAACTACAGTTATACTTTTCAGCTTCTCCTGTCTTCTCATTTTTCCGACCTCTTCCTGCCTAAAATCCTTTCTCACATACGCACAAGAACATACACACGCAGGCAGTGAGACACTGCTTTGCTGGGCAGAGAAGTGGTGgaggaggctgagagagagagcgttgGTTGGGGTGGAGGTGAAAAGCCACCAAAAGGCTCCCCTAATGGGGGTTTGGCTAGCCCCAGTTCCCCCATACCGTGTATCTCCAGCTTAGAGTAGCCCTTGGTTGGAAGCTTACTCTTAAATGGGCTGGACCAGTACCGGCTCATTTCCCTCATGCAAGCTGGTACTGGCAGCAGGAGTTGCTTTGATGGTGGTTGGGCTGGTGGGAGCCTTTTGCCATCATACagatctctctctgtcccctcatCGTCCTGGGCTGCTGGCCATTGTACTGTATCTGATGCACTGGACTGTTGTATAGGAAAGGTGGAATCATCGTCCTCTTACTCCATCTCATCCATGTCGAGGAGGTCAGAGTTGGCATCACACTCTGCGTCCTTGAATAGGGGAGGCTGTTCTGGGGGCTCTTCTTCCATTATGTTGGCCCAGCTCTAAGTAGCTGGCGGCTGATGGTTGCTGTCTGTGGGGTGGCTCCTGTCAGGCATGGGTCCAGGTTGTTAGCTCTCAGCCTTCTTCCCAGGATCTTTTCTGGCATCGATGCACAGTGGGTACATGACTGGGGGACAGCCAGCAATGCTTGGGTGTGTTTAGCACCCATGCATGCAATGCACATGGGATGAGGGTCCTGGCCCGAGATGAACGCTCTGCATGATTCGGGGCATGGACGGGATGCAGCCTCTTTCCCCTTCGGGTGCCTGGAAAGGGAGATATTGGTATGAATATACAGTCGTACAAGATGTGCCCCAACGCGTTAGCCCGTCGGTTATTAGTGTTAGCACCTGGGGTTTAGCCCAAGCTAACCGTGTACCATGAAAGTTCGCTCATCATGACACGTTAGCAGGACTCCCCGTACTCGGTTCAGCCAACAAAAACGGTGCTAGCAAAAACCCGGTTGACTCGGCGTAACTCATTAGTCAGTGGGTATTATGCTGCACCGTCGCTGACTACACCACTGAGCTAACGTGGTGTAGCCAGGTAATGGCTTACCTTGACATGTTAGCCCGATGCTACGTAAACACAGTTGTCGGGCTACTCCAGTAACTTAATTCTGGGTAGCCAAATGAGCAGCTCGGGGCCCCAGCAGAGCTCGACCTGTGTGTCACTGACAGACGTTGTGTGATTGGAGCTTCCGTAGTTGGTCACACCAAGGCGATTCCCATAGTGAAACACCGAACGAAGTTAGAAAAAGAACTACACAAAAgttgtaataaataaagttccagtgtgtcagatttagctgGCTCTAGttaaaacatacagaaatgGCATCATATTCTCCAATTCTTCTTCATTAGTGTAATCAACTTAAACTAAGAATcactctgatttttttttttttaccttataatgaaacttttatatctacagtccTCTTCCACCATGTTGAGTCACTaagtttctacagaagcccagaatgGACAGAGCAGAAGCAACAAAATAGTAATACACTAGTAAAGTATAGTAAAGCTAGTGTAGCTACTTCAAACTTGTACTCGATACAATACTTGATTAAATGTGCATTTGGCAACTGGCATAGACCCTACAGGGATACCCTGAACATTcagtaaagagagaaaaaaaacacactcactgactTTGAATTACATGTTCCTACTATTATAGAGCACAACATGTTACAATCAAAGAATGACAACTCTGCACAGACTCTACCAAATgacacagctgatcacaggtaACTTAACACCCGATGATAAACTGTGAATTTGACATATAGAGGggaattatacatttttttcataccCCCAGCAGGCCCAATCCATGGTGGTGACAACTTGAGTAACTATAATACAACACAACCAGCCATATTCATGCATAAGATATATTTTCTCCATTACATGCAGTACAACCACGacactgagcagagagagagagaataggtGTTTTTGACTTACCTACCATCTATTTGCAGTCCTCTGTCCTTCATGGTGGAAATGTCCAAAAACCATGTCATATATCAGACTGGATTTCAAGTCTGGATCCCACTGGATTTGAGGTCTATCAGCACAGATGACTCCATTTAAAGGTCCAATTTTCTCTTTCGAAACAGTTGTTCCAacttcatcctttttttttatccagggCTCAGGTCCACTTTCTGAGTAGGTTCGGTTTATATTCTCAGCCAATCATTTTGAGCACATGGATGAGCCAAGAAATCCACTCTCTGCAACTGCTATTCTTACAAAGGTAGCTGAAATCACAGCATGATAATTCCTCTGGTTCTGTCGATGAACATTTCTGATTGTGGTTTCACTTTTGTGAAGCTACAACGGCTCCCTTCTTTTCTCTGGACCATATCGGAGTCACTAATGAAGCAAGATCAACTTGATCTGGCTTCCCAACAAAAGGCTTGACATGACTGCTTTAATCCAATACCATTGTTCACCAGAAGAACTGACTGACATTTACCACACACTGCAATCCAGAGGGCGCTGTCGCACCAGGCTAATTTGAACAAATTCAATGAACAGGATATTTaagttgctgctgtgttgatTATACACCGGCCACCATGGATGGTCATAactccaaaaaaacatttgcactTTGG
The nucleotide sequence above comes from Larimichthys crocea isolate SSNF chromosome XVI, L_crocea_2.0, whole genome shotgun sequence. Encoded proteins:
- the LOC109142549 gene encoding putative nuclease HARBI1, with protein sequence MACPFDHDPVDEGAAILRRELHICRQRVLRPRIDISALPDNFLFERYRFTSQSIIYIHNLIRPHISNITSRSHALTSQQILCVALRFFANGSFLYNIGDAEHLSKATVCRAIRRVCLALKRLLPIFVVFPGHKPVRAIKEEFHRIAGFPNVIGCIDGTHIPITAPSHNEADYVNRKSIHSINVQIICDAAHIISNVEAPSTCQLCRMAERSETRFVLITFEFKAPPQIKT